A single genomic interval of Planctomycetia bacterium harbors:
- a CDS encoding DUF3365 domain-containing protein, translating into MNRVATSKPAVALVATVVFGIFFVGEAVSDDSPKSTASTAELPTANEARERAKLLHETIHSTLHVVHHHYYREDEELTIPGVALKRVFRELAESRNVRLRWLAVDAQAMNVEHNPKDEFEKKAAMAPASGRPEFESAEHGVFRFVGSITLGSECLKCHLPNRKSTNDRVAGLVISMPIKKN; encoded by the coding sequence ATGAACCGAGTCGCAACGTCGAAGCCGGCCGTAGCGCTCGTCGCTACCGTCGTGTTCGGCATCTTCTTTGTCGGCGAGGCGGTATCCGACGACTCGCCCAAGTCCACGGCATCCACCGCCGAACTGCCGACCGCGAACGAAGCGCGCGAACGAGCGAAACTCCTGCATGAAACGATTCATTCGACGCTGCATGTCGTGCATCATCACTACTATCGCGAAGACGAAGAACTCACCATTCCCGGTGTCGCGCTGAAGAGAGTCTTTCGCGAACTCGCCGAAAGCCGCAACGTCCGACTCCGCTGGCTGGCCGTTGATGCGCAGGCCATGAATGTCGAGCACAACCCGAAAGACGAGTTCGAGAAGAAGGCCGCGATGGCGCCGGCGTCAGGCCGGCCCGAATTCGAATCCGCGGAACACGGAGTCTTTCGATTCGTGGGCTCGATTACGCTCGGCTCCGAGTGCCTCAAGTGCCACCTGCCGAATCGTAAGAGCACGAACGACCGCGTCGCCGGACTAGTCATTTCGATGCCCATCAAGAAGAACTGA
- a CDS encoding DUF3365 domain-containing protein — MSFPFGTVLRIAVALGFVGATLVLCAEPSESETTKAEAEPRPTVATARDRAKLMHNVYLATLDSMHRHYFHANRSVLPARAMEDVFEEIEASDTIKSRWIAVNTTAMSVDHEPSTKFEKDAAAAIAAGKEEFEVIENGIYRRVGAVRLGNGCVSCHTGFSINRPNTQRYAGLVISMPVEVK, encoded by the coding sequence ATGAGTTTCCCATTCGGAACCGTCCTGCGCATCGCCGTAGCGCTCGGTTTCGTCGGAGCGACGTTGGTCCTGTGTGCCGAGCCTTCGGAGAGCGAGACGACGAAAGCCGAAGCGGAACCGCGACCTACGGTTGCCACGGCTCGTGATCGCGCGAAGCTGATGCACAACGTCTATTTGGCAACGCTCGACTCGATGCACCGCCATTATTTCCACGCCAATCGCTCGGTCTTGCCGGCTCGGGCCATGGAAGACGTGTTCGAAGAAATCGAAGCAAGCGACACGATCAAGTCGCGCTGGATCGCCGTGAATACGACGGCGATGAGCGTGGATCATGAACCGAGCACGAAGTTCGAGAAGGACGCGGCCGCCGCGATCGCCGCCGGAAAAGAAGAGTTCGAAGTCATCGAAAATGGAATTTATCGCCGCGTCGGCGCTGTCCGACTGGGCAATGGTTGCGTCAGTTGCCACACGGGGTTCTCGATCAATCGCCCCAACACCCAGCGCTACGCCGGACTGGTGATCAGCATGCCGGTCGAAGTGAAATAA